A region from the Triticum urartu cultivar G1812 chromosome 1, Tu2.1, whole genome shotgun sequence genome encodes:
- the LOC125531063 gene encoding uncharacterized protein LOC125531063 isoform X5: MTPPPGRSASAPPGTRHAHQGEAPPGLRPSPTCKVKNPFHLQRVPCGFRRSVVGCDELGVLLSFLLVGAICSCGRSASLAPAQFWSSTYSSVFWNRLEDADTNFADIKFYVITIENSEPNMIPS, encoded by the exons ATGACCCCGCCGCCGGGCAGGAGTGCTTCCGCGCCTCCAGGAACCCGCCACGCACATCAAGGTGAGGCGCCTCCTGGGCTCCGCCCGTCGCCTACCTGCAag GTGAAGAATCCTTTCCACCTGCAGAGGGTGCCGTGCGGGTTTCGCCGGTCTGTGGTCGGCTGCGATGAATTGGGCGTCCTGCTGTCTTTTCTTCTTGTGGGTGCTATTTGTTCGTGTGGACGGAG TGCTTCTTTGGCACCGGCACAATTCTGGTCGAGTACCTACTCTtcag TTTTCTGGAATCGCCTTGAGGACGCAGACACCAATTTTGCAGACATCAAGTTCTATGTGATAACCATCGAGAACAGCGAGCCAAATATGATTCCTTCTTAA
- the LOC125531063 gene encoding uncharacterized protein LOC125531063 isoform X2, with amino-acid sequence MNWASCCLFFLWVLFVRVDGVLLWHRHNSGRVPTLQYIYSSFPHLAMVIRIMPGLVKTMLQNGLKWWLTTTVISMYLIGNGCRVKRVAIRFYEQNCGMLCSRSAAVSKYLYGLQFCILLKELQLSTVLGENYQGSTSSWRHSHPCLPHGRGPSRG; translated from the exons ATGAATTGGGCGTCCTGCTGTCTTTTCTTCTTGTGGGTGCTATTTGTTCGTGTGGACGGAG TGCTTCTTTGGCACCGGCACAATTCTGGTCGAGTACCTACTCTtcag TACATTTACAG TTCTTTTCCACACTTGGCCATGGTAATCAGGATTATGCCAGGCTTGGTCAAGACTATGCTACAAAATGGCCTGAAGTGGTGGCTCACTACTACTGTTATTTCCAT GTACCTTATAGGCAACGGATGCAGGGTAAAGAGAGTTGCCATACGTTTTTACGAGCAGAATTGTGGCATGCTTTGTTCAAGATCTGCTGCAGTCAGTAAATATTTGTATGGTCTGCAATTCTGCATACTACTAAAGGAGTTACAACTGAGCACTGTACTCGGAGAAAATTACCAAG GTTCTACTTCGTCCTGGCGCCACTCCCATCCTTGTCTGCCTCATGGTCGCGGTCCTAGCCGTGGATGA
- the LOC125531063 gene encoding uncharacterized protein LOC125531063 isoform X3 codes for MTPPPGRSASAPPGTRHAHQGEAPPGLRPSPTCKVKNPFHLQRVPCGFRRSVVGCDELGVLLSFLLVGAICSCGRSASLAPAQFWSSTYSSVHLQFFSTLGHGNQDYARLGQDYATKWPEVVPYRQRMQGKESCHTFLRAELWHALFKICCSQ; via the exons ATGACCCCGCCGCCGGGCAGGAGTGCTTCCGCGCCTCCAGGAACCCGCCACGCACATCAAGGTGAGGCGCCTCCTGGGCTCCGCCCGTCGCCTACCTGCAag GTGAAGAATCCTTTCCACCTGCAGAGGGTGCCGTGCGGGTTTCGCCGGTCTGTGGTCGGCTGCGATGAATTGGGCGTCCTGCTGTCTTTTCTTCTTGTGGGTGCTATTTGTTCGTGTGGACGGAG TGCTTCTTTGGCACCGGCACAATTCTGGTCGAGTACCTACTCTtcag TACATTTACAG TTCTTTTCCACACTTGGCCATGGTAATCAGGATTATGCCAGGCTTGGTCAAGACTATGCTACAAAATGGCCTGAAGTG GTACCTTATAGGCAACGGATGCAGGGTAAAGAGAGTTGCCATACGTTTTTACGAGCAGAATTGTGGCATGCTTTGTTCAAGATCTGCTGCAGTCAGTAA
- the LOC125531063 gene encoding uncharacterized protein LOC125531063 isoform X1 produces the protein MTPPPGRSASAPPGTRHAHQGEAPPGLRPSPTCKVKNPFHLQRVPCGFRRSVVGCDELGVLLSFLLVGAICSCGRSASLAPAQFWSSTYSSVHLQFFSTLGHGNQDYARLGQDYATKWPEVVAHYYCYFHVPYRQRMQGKESCHTFLRAELWHALFKICCSQ, from the exons ATGACCCCGCCGCCGGGCAGGAGTGCTTCCGCGCCTCCAGGAACCCGCCACGCACATCAAGGTGAGGCGCCTCCTGGGCTCCGCCCGTCGCCTACCTGCAag GTGAAGAATCCTTTCCACCTGCAGAGGGTGCCGTGCGGGTTTCGCCGGTCTGTGGTCGGCTGCGATGAATTGGGCGTCCTGCTGTCTTTTCTTCTTGTGGGTGCTATTTGTTCGTGTGGACGGAG TGCTTCTTTGGCACCGGCACAATTCTGGTCGAGTACCTACTCTtcag TACATTTACAG TTCTTTTCCACACTTGGCCATGGTAATCAGGATTATGCCAGGCTTGGTCAAGACTATGCTACAAAATGGCCTGAAGTGGTGGCTCACTACTACTGTTATTTCCAT GTACCTTATAGGCAACGGATGCAGGGTAAAGAGAGTTGCCATACGTTTTTACGAGCAGAATTGTGGCATGCTTTGTTCAAGATCTGCTGCAGTCAGTAA
- the LOC125531063 gene encoding uncharacterized protein LOC125531063 isoform X4 — protein MNWASCCLFFLWVLFVRVDGVLLWHRHNSGRVPTLQYIYSSFPHLAMVIRIMPGLVKTMLQNGLKWYLIGNGCRVKRVAIRFYEQNCGMLCSRSAAVSKYLYGLQFCILLKELQLSTVLGENYQGSTSSWRHSHPCLPHGRGPSRG, from the exons ATGAATTGGGCGTCCTGCTGTCTTTTCTTCTTGTGGGTGCTATTTGTTCGTGTGGACGGAG TGCTTCTTTGGCACCGGCACAATTCTGGTCGAGTACCTACTCTtcag TACATTTACAG TTCTTTTCCACACTTGGCCATGGTAATCAGGATTATGCCAGGCTTGGTCAAGACTATGCTACAAAATGGCCTGAAGTG GTACCTTATAGGCAACGGATGCAGGGTAAAGAGAGTTGCCATACGTTTTTACGAGCAGAATTGTGGCATGCTTTGTTCAAGATCTGCTGCAGTCAGTAAATATTTGTATGGTCTGCAATTCTGCATACTACTAAAGGAGTTACAACTGAGCACTGTACTCGGAGAAAATTACCAAG GTTCTACTTCGTCCTGGCGCCACTCCCATCCTTGTCTGCCTCATGGTCGCGGTCCTAGCCGTGGATGA